A section of the Spirochaetota bacterium genome encodes:
- a CDS encoding YafY family transcriptional regulator, which translates to MKLDRLFAIVMLIVNRKRVSAEELARYFEVSVRTIYRDIDAINLAGIPIVAYPGKNGGFGIMESFKFDRHVLTPDEIFSIVTALKGVGASVAGKRARDTAEKLTTLLPPDERTRLKKREETIIIDSSPWMYPAHLKKRADEILRAIEECRVVGMSYVDGRGTTAKRAVEPMTLVLKGTVWYFFGYCRLRGDFRVFRISRIKSLRVTGERFARRPMEYSPEQWTDNWTSKPPLDLVLRFKPRARVRVEDYFLPAQVRRRKDGGFDVRTRYPEDEWVYGFLLSFGEDVEVLEPRRIRDLVRARAEKIHAIYEKDVD; encoded by the coding sequence GTGAAGCTCGACAGGCTCTTCGCCATAGTGATGCTCATCGTCAACCGGAAGCGCGTGAGCGCCGAGGAGCTTGCGCGCTATTTCGAGGTATCGGTGCGCACCATATACCGCGATATCGACGCCATAAACCTTGCCGGCATTCCCATAGTCGCCTATCCCGGGAAGAACGGCGGGTTCGGGATCATGGAATCCTTCAAGTTCGACCGCCACGTGCTCACCCCCGACGAGATATTTTCGATCGTCACCGCGCTCAAGGGCGTGGGCGCGAGCGTCGCGGGGAAGCGCGCGCGCGACACCGCCGAAAAGCTCACGACGCTCCTGCCCCCGGACGAGCGCACGCGTCTTAAAAAGCGGGAAGAAACCATTATCATCGACAGCTCCCCCTGGATGTACCCCGCTCATTTGAAAAAGCGCGCGGACGAGATACTGCGCGCGATCGAGGAATGCCGGGTGGTCGGCATGAGCTATGTGGACGGCCGCGGGACGACGGCGAAGCGCGCGGTGGAGCCCATGACGCTGGTGCTGAAGGGCACCGTGTGGTACTTTTTTGGCTATTGCCGGCTGCGAGGCGATTTCAGGGTGTTTCGCATCTCCCGCATCAAATCGCTCAGGGTCACCGGGGAACGGTTCGCCCGGCGCCCCATGGAATACTCGCCGGAGCAATGGACCGACAACTGGACCTCGAAACCGCCGCTCGACTTGGTGCTCCGCTTCAAGCCCCGCGCCCGCGTGAGGGTGGAGGACTATTTCCTGCCCGCCCAGGTGCGCAGGCGGAAAGACGGGGGCTTTGACGTGCGCACGCGTTACCCCGAGGACGAGTGGGTGTACGGGTTCCTCCTTTCGTTCGGCGAGGACGTCGAGGTGCTCGAACCGCGCAGGATCCGCGACCTCGTTCGCGCGCGGGCGGAAAAGATACACGCCATCTATGAAAAGGACGTCGATTGA
- a CDS encoding DUF3795 domain-containing protein, translated as MDAIISYCGLVCTECPAFVATRNDDDALRARTAAEWSKQFNVEIKKEDIYCKGCLNEEGRIFGHCSVCGIRACGRERKVGNCAGCGEYSCTKLDEFLAMVPAARDKLESIRAAGGAR; from the coding sequence ATGGATGCAATCATCAGCTACTGCGGCCTCGTGTGCACGGAATGCCCCGCCTTCGTCGCCACCCGGAACGACGATGACGCCCTGCGCGCGCGCACGGCGGCGGAGTGGTCGAAGCAGTTTAACGTCGAAATTAAAAAGGAAGACATCTACTGCAAGGGATGTCTCAACGAGGAGGGCAGGATATTCGGCCATTGCAGCGTGTGCGGCATCCGCGCGTGTGGGAGGGAGAGGAAGGTTGGCAACTGCGCGGGCTGCGGCGAATATTCATGCACGAAGCTGGACGAGTTTCTCGCCATGGTGCCCGCGGCCAGGGACAAACTGGAATCGATCCGCGCGGCGGGGGGTGCGCGATGA
- a CDS encoding MFS transporter: MSDAPGKKELKTGGWSARYVLIICSLLYMVNYMDRQVLSAVLQPMKVDLGLSDTQAGMLQTVFLLSIALFSLPVAYMVDRWSRRKAIAIMAVIWSGFTYLTGLGRNFLGVLLPRMMVGVGESGFSAGGTAMLTAVYPPESRGKLMGIFNLVIPIGAALGLVLGGYLSKNFGGWRTPFLVFAIPGVILGILAFFMRDYKTVVHVDAAGKKAGFLKSALSLFRIPTLKWLYLGYGIRNIMNFSVLTWISAYFMRSQNIPEDKAGMLGGVIFIMAILGSVLGGVLSDTWQKKNRRARMLLPVIGDILAAIILIIALYLEARGAGFIILCLWGAMVMVGVPPLTAVTQDVVEPAVKGLSYGMAVFCMYLFGGGWGPIVTGVISDALGGGADGLKYALIIIALSGFVAAFIEWLGSRSYPADLDKVKGLVLEQEK; encoded by the coding sequence ATGAGCGATGCACCCGGAAAGAAGGAGCTTAAAACGGGCGGATGGAGCGCGCGGTATGTTCTCATTATCTGTTCCCTTTTATACATGGTGAATTACATGGACAGGCAGGTCCTTTCGGCGGTCCTGCAGCCCATGAAGGTCGACCTGGGGTTGTCGGACACCCAGGCCGGTATGCTGCAAACGGTATTTCTTCTCAGCATCGCGCTGTTCTCGCTTCCGGTCGCCTATATGGTCGACCGCTGGAGCAGGCGCAAGGCGATCGCGATCATGGCGGTGATATGGAGCGGCTTTACGTATCTTACCGGTCTTGGCAGGAACTTCCTGGGCGTACTGCTTCCCCGCATGATGGTGGGGGTGGGCGAATCGGGCTTTTCCGCCGGCGGCACCGCGATGCTCACCGCGGTATACCCGCCCGAGTCGCGCGGCAAGTTGATGGGGATATTCAACCTCGTCATTCCCATCGGGGCGGCGCTTGGGCTCGTACTGGGCGGTTACCTTTCCAAGAACTTCGGGGGCTGGCGCACGCCCTTCCTGGTCTTCGCGATACCGGGCGTTATCCTGGGTATACTGGCCTTCTTCATGCGCGACTACAAGACCGTGGTCCATGTGGATGCGGCCGGCAAGAAGGCGGGCTTCCTGAAGTCGGCGCTTTCGCTCTTCAGGATTCCCACGCTCAAGTGGCTGTACCTGGGCTACGGGATACGCAACATCATGAACTTCTCGGTCCTCACCTGGATATCGGCCTACTTCATGCGCTCGCAGAATATTCCCGAGGACAAGGCCGGGATGCTGGGCGGCGTGATATTCATCATGGCTATCCTGGGAAGCGTGCTGGGCGGCGTGCTTTCCGACACCTGGCAGAAGAAGAACCGGCGGGCGCGCATGCTCCTTCCGGTAATAGGGGATATCCTGGCCGCGATCATCCTCATCATCGCACTCTACCTCGAGGCGAGGGGCGCGGGTTTCATCATCCTGTGCCTGTGGGGCGCCATGGTCATGGTGGGCGTACCCCCGCTCACGGCCGTGACTCAGGACGTGGTCGAGCCGGCCGTGAAGGGCCTCTCCTACGGGATGGCGGTGTTCTGCATGTACCTCTTCGGGGGCGGCTGGGGGCCGATAGTGACCGGTGTGATATCGGACGCCCTGGGCGGCGGCGCCGACGGACTTAAATACGCGCTCATCATTATCGCGCTCTCGGGCTTCGTCGCCGCGTTCATCGAGTGGCTGGGCTCGCGCAGCTACCCGGCCGACCTGGACAAGGTCAAGGGCCTGGTGCTCGAGCAAGAGAAATAG
- a CDS encoding MarR family transcriptional regulator produces the protein MSLTLVELIDVLTRFIGDQELHLLKELEASGLTARQLYYLETIREMKNPTYGELARRLALSKPSVTAAVEKLAGLGYVQRIQSDEDRRSFHLHVTDKAETLSGLHREGHERIAHLLSKNLDAKDLAQMVRILNKVIQGT, from the coding sequence ATGTCGCTAACCCTGGTAGAACTTATCGATGTCCTGACGCGCTTTATCGGCGACCAGGAACTGCATCTCCTGAAAGAGCTTGAGGCGAGCGGTCTCACGGCACGCCAGCTGTATTATCTGGAGACCATCCGTGAGATGAAGAATCCCACGTACGGCGAGCTTGCCCGGAGGCTGGCACTATCGAAACCGTCGGTGACGGCGGCGGTCGAAAAGCTTGCAGGCCTGGGCTACGTGCAGCGCATCCAGTCCGACGAGGACAGGAGGTCGTTCCACCTGCATGTTACGGACAAGGCCGAGACGCTCTCGGGCCTTCACCGCGAGGGACACGAGAGGATCGCACATCTTCTCTCGAAAAACCTGGACGCGAAGGACCTTGCGCAGATGGTGCGAATTCTCAACAAGGTGATACAAGGGACGTGA
- a CDS encoding isoprenylcysteine carboxylmethyltransferase family protein has translation MDFFDLFQILSLVAFYAVFVGRTLMLMSRGVKVFMLGVGKKGPRAWLERVFMAALLLWSAQIVVQALHLPRILPGWLHEPLFVWIPAQAAGAVMISGGLALFVAALVSFGRSWRVGIDIGSPGALVTGGAFSLSRNPIFLFMDAMFISTFLINGSPFFLAAAAITVTGVHWQILQEERFLQGYYGKAYADYRAAVRRYI, from the coding sequence ATGGATTTCTTCGACCTGTTTCAAATTTTGTCGCTCGTCGCATTCTATGCAGTATTCGTCGGCCGCACCCTCATGCTCATGTCGCGCGGCGTGAAGGTCTTTATGCTCGGTGTGGGAAAGAAAGGTCCCCGTGCATGGCTCGAGCGCGTCTTCATGGCGGCACTTTTATTATGGTCGGCGCAGATCGTGGTCCAGGCGCTGCACCTGCCGCGCATCCTGCCGGGATGGCTGCATGAGCCTCTCTTCGTATGGATACCCGCACAGGCGGCGGGCGCGGTGATGATATCGGGGGGCCTGGCGCTGTTTGTCGCGGCGCTCGTTTCGTTCGGCCGCTCCTGGCGGGTGGGGATCGATATCGGGAGCCCGGGCGCCCTGGTGACCGGTGGCGCGTTTTCCCTTTCGCGCAACCCGATTTTTCTCTTCATGGATGCCATGTTTATCAGCACCTTTCTCATCAATGGATCGCCCTTCTTTCTTGCTGCCGCGGCGATAACGGTGACGGGCGTGCACTGGCAGATTCTCCAGGAGGAGCGCTTTTTACAGGGATATTACGGCAAGGCGTATGCGGATTACCGCGCCGCGGTTCGGCGGTATATCTGA
- a CDS encoding response regulator, whose amino-acid sequence MNSKTKILIVEDEAISAMFLEMEFRNRGFTVCEPVATVEGALQAARTEQPDVVIMDVSLPGGADGIEGARRILELLPVHVIIITGYEDEALRKRAELINPAGFFVKPLSVPQVSQIARVIESLREPGGN is encoded by the coding sequence ATGAACAGTAAGACGAAAATACTCATTGTTGAGGACGAGGCCATATCGGCCATGTTCCTGGAAATGGAGTTCAGGAACCGGGGATTCACCGTGTGCGAGCCGGTCGCGACCGTGGAGGGAGCGCTCCAGGCCGCACGGACCGAACAGCCCGACGTCGTGATCATGGATGTGAGCCTCCCGGGGGGCGCGGACGGCATAGAGGGCGCCCGCCGGATACTCGAGCTCTTACCGGTCCACGTGATCATCATTACCGGTTACGAGGACGAAGCCCTCCGCAAGCGCGCCGAGCTGATCAACCCGGCGGGGTTCTTCGTCAAGCCCCTTTCCGTCCCCCAGGTGAGCCAGATCGCCCGTGTCATCGAATCGCTGCGGGAGCCGGGCGGGAATTGA
- a CDS encoding MFS transporter, translated as MAPTGMSLREKITLGLLFVMTTLLYADQLIMSAILPELSKEYAVSETTLGLIGSGFTLVGALISIVFGFFSDRAPRKALMVLVIMVGEIPCILTGVPYFTSSIESFTILRILSGIGLGGIMPITLSVLADFFREENRASASAWMITAWSVGSVLGVEVAGFLTNDFGWRLPFILIGVPNIPLAIIFALYAREPERGRTEEALEALIQKGLVYKQKIKLSDFGLIFTNKTNIYTFLQGLPGTVPWGILTYWLINFFETHRGVSKEMASLIFLVLGIGSLLGGLGFAYVGEWLYKKQPRYMPLMCGAGVLLGIIPSFLLINMSLENMTLYLALGFFTGFLVSVASANVNAILMNVNRPEHRGSVFAVFNITNNLGQGLGPAIGGLLIPLGQIFMMNFAILWWVPCGLLLLAVARYITADRESLRKLLGERAAQMQAQARG; from the coding sequence ATGGCACCAACCGGAATGAGCCTGCGCGAAAAGATTACGCTCGGTCTGTTGTTCGTTATGACCACCCTGCTGTACGCCGACCAGTTGATCATGTCGGCCATCCTCCCCGAGCTCTCGAAGGAGTACGCCGTAAGCGAGACCACCCTTGGCCTTATCGGCTCGGGCTTCACCCTGGTGGGGGCATTAATCAGCATCGTGTTCGGCTTCTTTTCCGACAGGGCCCCGCGCAAGGCGCTCATGGTGCTCGTGATCATGGTGGGCGAGATCCCCTGCATCCTGACCGGCGTCCCGTATTTCACGTCGAGCATCGAGTCTTTCACGATACTGCGCATTCTTTCGGGAATCGGGCTTGGCGGCATCATGCCCATCACCCTTTCGGTCCTCGCCGACTTCTTCAGGGAGGAAAACAGGGCCTCGGCCTCCGCATGGATGATCACGGCATGGTCGGTGGGCTCGGTTCTGGGGGTGGAGGTTGCCGGATTCCTCACCAACGATTTCGGGTGGAGGCTGCCGTTCATTCTCATAGGCGTGCCCAACATCCCGCTGGCGATCATCTTCGCCCTCTACGCGCGGGAGCCCGAACGCGGCCGTACCGAGGAGGCGCTGGAAGCCCTGATCCAGAAGGGCCTGGTCTACAAGCAGAAGATAAAGCTGAGCGATTTCGGGCTTATATTCACCAACAAGACCAATATCTACACCTTCCTGCAGGGCCTGCCCGGAACGGTCCCGTGGGGAATCCTCACCTACTGGCTCATCAACTTTTTTGAAACACACCGGGGCGTATCGAAGGAGATGGCGAGTCTCATATTCCTGGTGCTGGGGATCGGATCGCTCCTGGGAGGGCTGGGCTTCGCCTACGTCGGGGAATGGCTCTACAAGAAACAGCCCCGCTACATGCCCCTCATGTGCGGGGCCGGGGTGCTCCTGGGGATCATACCGTCATTCCTGCTCATCAACATGTCGCTGGAAAATATGACCCTCTACCTTGCCCTTGGGTTTTTTACGGGCTTTCTTGTCTCGGTCGCCTCTGCCAATGTAAACGCGATCCTCATGAACGTGAACCGGCCGGAGCACCGCGGCTCGGTGTTCGCGGTGTTCAACATAACCAACAACCTGGGACAGGGCCTGGGGCCCGCGATCGGCGGCCTCCTGATTCCCCTGGGACAGATTTTCATGATGAATTTCGCGATTCTCTGGTGGGTGCCCTGCGGGCTGCTGCTGCTTGCGGTGGCGCGCTACATCACCGCCGACCGCGAATCGCTGCGCAAACTCCTGGGAGAGCGCGCCGCGCAGATGCAGGCCCAGGCCCGCGGCTGA
- a CDS encoding universal stress protein: MFNPKRILVTTDFSSESDMAIQEALDIGGKYKSHIYLLHVIPEVEQCAADYCLDASDVMAEKDQLMAQAKKKMKEELARVTKKKTIPVSSDIRFGHASDVIIEVERERGIDLVIAAPHTHKKRAWRLFPHLTETLVNESPAETLVVRSSIH, translated from the coding sequence ATGTTTAACCCGAAAAGGATCCTCGTCACTACCGATTTCAGCAGCGAATCCGATATGGCCATACAGGAGGCGCTCGATATCGGGGGGAAATACAAATCGCATATCTATCTATTACATGTCATCCCCGAGGTCGAGCAGTGCGCCGCAGACTATTGCCTGGACGCGTCCGATGTCATGGCCGAAAAGGACCAACTCATGGCCCAGGCGAAGAAAAAAATGAAGGAAGAGTTGGCTCGCGTGACGAAGAAGAAAACGATTCCGGTGTCGAGCGACATCAGGTTCGGGCACGCGTCGGACGTCATCATTGAAGTGGAAAGGGAGCGCGGCATAGACCTCGTGATTGCGGCCCCGCATACGCACAAGAAGCGCGCCTGGAGGCTTTTCCCGCACCTCACGGAGACGCTGGTCAACGAATCACCGGCCGAGACCCTGGTGGTGAGAAGCAGCATTCATTAA
- a CDS encoding GntR family transcriptional regulator — MADNQRVTGNLNIGPREGDDPAVYPLYKKILSEYKQTILEHRLMPGDRIESITGLQTKYRISRETAKKVLNLLADEGLIEQHAGKGSFVAKPRDKKSVWGVVLPFYSIQYEDLLARIADKLAPRDRELRHFCDYNSWENEIRMVGSMLRENYEAVIVIPTMEESKTKDFYLKRPSFGSPIVFLDHTMTNYDYPCVIQSYDLGLVRGMRRLLETTHRTIALVKNDTWSGMNMIQEHLVETYEDFLQKQRPGARPLVLSRVSDLSAAMVAEKGIEGIFCCDDISAAQVIGRIGEQGIRVPGDIRVVSYGNTDVARYFTPAITSVDSCNEEMASNIVELLGPVMSGGAIENRRYVAQPEVIVRGT; from the coding sequence ATGGCAGACAATCAGAGAGTAACCGGAAACCTGAATATCGGCCCCCGCGAAGGGGACGATCCCGCCGTATATCCTTTATATAAGAAGATTCTTTCCGAATACAAACAAACAATCCTTGAGCATCGCCTCATGCCGGGGGACCGCATCGAATCGATCACCGGGTTACAGACGAAGTACCGGATTTCCCGGGAAACCGCCAAAAAGGTCCTCAACCTCCTGGCGGACGAGGGGCTCATCGAGCAGCACGCGGGGAAAGGCTCCTTCGTGGCCAAACCCAGGGACAAGAAGAGCGTCTGGGGCGTGGTGCTCCCCTTCTACTCGATCCAGTACGAGGACCTTCTCGCCCGAATCGCCGACAAGCTGGCCCCCCGGGATCGCGAGCTGCGGCATTTTTGCGACTACAACAGTTGGGAAAACGAGATCCGCATGGTGGGCTCTATGCTCCGGGAAAATTACGAAGCGGTCATCGTCATACCCACGATGGAGGAGTCGAAGACGAAGGACTTCTACCTGAAAAGACCCAGCTTCGGTTCGCCCATCGTGTTCCTCGACCATACCATGACGAACTACGATTATCCCTGCGTGATCCAGAGCTACGACCTGGGACTGGTGCGCGGCATGCGCCGCCTGCTCGAAACCACGCACCGTACGATCGCCCTCGTCAAGAACGACACCTGGAGCGGGATGAACATGATCCAGGAGCACCTCGTGGAGACCTACGAGGATTTTCTCCAGAAACAGCGCCCGGGGGCGCGGCCGCTCGTGCTTTCGCGGGTGAGCGATCTCTCGGCGGCCATGGTCGCGGAGAAGGGGATCGAGGGCATCTTCTGCTGCGACGATATCAGCGCGGCGCAGGTGATCGGGCGTATCGGCGAACAGGGAATACGCGTCCCGGGGGACATTCGGGTCGTGAGTTACGGAAATACGGACGTTGCGCGCTACTTCACGCCTGCGATCACCTCGGTGGATTCGTGCAACGAGGAGATGGCGTCCAATATCGTCGAGCTCCTGGGCCCCGTGATGTCGGGGGGCGCAATCGAGAACAGGCGGTACGTCGCGCAGCCGGAAGTGATCGTACGGGGGACCTAG
- a CDS encoding cobalamin-binding protein: protein MARNEKLFNAIIEGKKDTAVAAVREAVDAKQNIEEVLEGSMIPAMKEIGDRFSRNEAFVPEMLMAARAMQAGLALIEPILNASGHQPLGRVCIGTVKGDLHDIGKNLVAIMLKGAGYDVTDLGVDCDAESYYKAVREGAQAVLLSSLLTTTMSYMKTVVEKLAEFPNVKVIIGGAPVTKEYADSIGAHGYAADAGGAVSVVSACLGLA, encoded by the coding sequence ATGGCCAGGAACGAAAAGCTTTTCAATGCCATCATCGAGGGCAAAAAGGATACGGCGGTGGCGGCCGTCCGGGAGGCAGTGGACGCGAAACAGAACATCGAGGAAGTGCTCGAGGGATCCATGATCCCCGCGATGAAGGAGATCGGGGACCGCTTTTCCAGGAACGAGGCCTTCGTCCCGGAGATGCTCATGGCGGCGCGTGCGATGCAGGCAGGGCTCGCGCTTATCGAACCCATCCTGAACGCGAGCGGCCACCAGCCGCTGGGCCGCGTGTGCATAGGCACCGTGAAGGGGGACCTGCACGACATAGGCAAGAACCTAGTGGCCATCATGCTGAAGGGCGCGGGCTACGACGTGACGGACCTGGGCGTGGACTGCGACGCGGAATCGTACTACAAGGCGGTGAGGGAGGGTGCCCAGGCCGTGCTCCTGAGCTCGCTCCTGACCACGACGATGAGCTACATGAAGACCGTCGTGGAGAAGCTCGCGGAGTTCCCGAACGTCAAGGTGATTATCGGCGGCGCGCCGGTGACGAAGGAGTACGCGGACTCGATCGGGGCGCACGGGTACGCGGCGGACGCGGGCGGCGCGGTGAGCGTCGTGAGCGCGTGCCTGGGACTGGCGTAA
- a CDS encoding methylcobamide--CoM methyltransferase produces the protein MKMSMRQWIEDITASPERKAFPFMAGTGASLAGVRFADALRDAGKQAACVGALAKRYESAACITFMDLSVEAEAFGAEARWMGDETPTITGRIVTDTVSAGALEVPRIGAGRTGVYLEAARLAAECADRPLFGCLIGPFSLAGRLCGMTEALLGVHAEQAMLHTVLRKCAGFLEEYARAFKATGVNGVVIAEPAAGLMSPAQCGEFSSRYVKEIIGAVQDDDFMVILHNCGATPRHVDAMASTGAMGLHFGNVADMGEVCAKVPPAVLACGNLDPARVLKAGSVDEVRVKTLELLHRTAGFKNFLLSSGCDIPVAAPIENIDAMFRVLKAYNGKAVSPVS, from the coding sequence ATGAAGATGAGTATGAGGCAGTGGATCGAGGACATCACCGCGTCCCCGGAGAGAAAGGCGTTCCCGTTCATGGCGGGGACCGGGGCCTCGCTCGCGGGCGTCCGGTTCGCCGATGCGCTTCGCGACGCGGGGAAACAGGCGGCCTGCGTGGGGGCGCTCGCAAAGCGCTACGAGTCCGCGGCGTGTATCACGTTCATGGACCTCTCCGTGGAAGCGGAGGCCTTTGGCGCCGAAGCGCGCTGGATGGGGGACGAGACCCCGACCATCACCGGGCGCATCGTGACGGATACCGTATCGGCCGGCGCGCTGGAGGTCCCGCGCATTGGCGCGGGGAGGACCGGCGTGTACCTGGAGGCGGCACGGCTGGCCGCGGAATGCGCGGACCGGCCGCTCTTTGGCTGCCTCATAGGACCCTTTTCGCTCGCCGGCAGGCTGTGCGGAATGACCGAGGCGCTCCTGGGCGTGCACGCGGAACAGGCCATGCTGCATACTGTGCTCCGGAAGTGCGCCGGGTTCCTGGAAGAATACGCGCGGGCATTCAAGGCGACCGGGGTGAACGGCGTCGTGATCGCGGAACCGGCCGCGGGGCTCATGTCGCCCGCGCAATGCGGGGAATTCTCTTCGCGTTATGTGAAAGAGATAATCGGCGCGGTGCAAGACGATGACTTCATGGTGATTTTGCATAACTGCGGGGCGACGCCCCGCCACGTCGATGCCATGGCGTCGACCGGCGCCATGGGGCTGCACTTCGGGAACGTCGCCGATATGGGCGAGGTCTGCGCGAAGGTGCCGCCGGCCGTGCTCGCCTGCGGGAACCTGGACCCGGCGCGCGTGCTCAAGGCCGGGAGCGTCGACGAGGTCCGCGTGAAAACGCTGGAGCTTCTGCACAGGACCGCGGGATTCAAAAATTTCCTACTTTCGTCGGGATGCGATATCCCCGTGGCGGCGCCCATCGAGAACATCGATGCGATGTTCAGGGTGCTCAAGGCGTATAACGGGAAGGCGGTGTCGCCCGTGTCCTGA
- a CDS encoding TrmH family RNA methyltransferase: MKKLSFAQITAARLSVEEAVRAARFPVCAVMENIRSLYNVGAAFRTSDGALIEKLYLCGYTGAPPRREIEKTSLGSVQSVPWEHRPDTCALLRALKGQGYHILALEHTDKSVPYTEARYRFPLCIVVGNEVEGVSDEALALCDSAVEIPMYGIKQSLNASVAYGIIAYHLVNEYRKANP, from the coding sequence ATAAAAAAGCTGAGCTTCGCCCAGATCACCGCCGCGCGGCTGTCGGTCGAGGAGGCCGTGCGCGCGGCCCGCTTTCCCGTGTGCGCGGTGATGGAGAATATCCGCAGCCTCTACAACGTGGGCGCCGCCTTCCGCACCTCCGACGGCGCGCTCATCGAGAAGCTCTACCTGTGCGGGTACACCGGCGCGCCGCCGCGCCGCGAGATCGAGAAGACCTCGCTCGGCAGCGTGCAGAGCGTCCCCTGGGAGCACCGCCCCGATACCTGCGCCCTGCTGCGCGCGCTTAAAGGGCAGGGTTACCATATCCTCGCGCTCGAGCATACAGATAAAAGCGTCCCCTACACGGAGGCACGGTACCGCTTCCCGCTCTGTATCGTCGTGGGAAACGAGGTGGAGGGGGTATCCGACGAGGCGCTCGCCCTGTGCGATTCCGCCGTGGAGATCCCCATGTACGGCATCAAGCAGTCTCTGAACGCGTCGGTCGCCTACGGGATAATCGCGTACCACCTGGTGAACGAATACCGCAAGGCGAATCCCTGA
- a CDS encoding FAD-binding protein, which produces MKNDRYDIIIAGAGPAGSTLARLLGSRYRILVIEKRPLLRPPRGVYQGIKCCGGLLAPDAQETLARLGLGVPLAACVGPQIFTVRTIDFDNGLERYYQRHYLNMDREAFDRWLLSLVPGSVDVRCGCRLTGFAQDASGVSVRFLQGTREYTARGRILAGADGASSRVRAALFPGEEFRTTYLAIQEWVRADAPLPYFSAIFDRAVTDFYSWTIPKDGHLIVGAALAPRDEPWKKFALLKEKLTKYGYRFPRAGRTKGTLLLRPARAGQVRCGAGRTVLVGEAAGFISPTSAEGISYALRSAMAFADAAAGGDLDTLLPRYRRESAPLVRSIIAKTFKAPFMYNAFLRALVMRAGVRGMKMYGER; this is translated from the coding sequence ATGAAGAACGATCGGTACGACATCATCATCGCGGGCGCGGGACCGGCAGGCTCCACGCTCGCGCGCCTGCTGGGATCGCGTTACCGGATACTCGTGATCGAGAAGCGGCCGCTCCTGCGGCCGCCGCGCGGCGTGTACCAGGGGATCAAGTGCTGCGGGGGGCTGCTCGCGCCGGACGCGCAGGAGACGCTCGCGCGCCTGGGACTCGGGGTGCCGCTCGCGGCGTGCGTGGGGCCGCAAATCTTCACCGTGCGCACGATCGATTTCGACAACGGGCTCGAGCGCTACTACCAGCGGCACTACCTGAACATGGACCGCGAGGCGTTCGACCGCTGGCTGCTCTCGCTCGTACCGGGAAGCGTCGACGTGCGCTGCGGGTGCCGGCTCACCGGGTTCGCGCAGGACGCCTCCGGCGTGAGCGTGCGCTTCCTGCAGGGAACGCGCGAATACACGGCGCGCGGGCGCATACTCGCAGGCGCGGACGGGGCCTCCTCGCGCGTGCGCGCCGCGCTCTTCCCCGGGGAGGAATTCCGGACCACCTACCTCGCCATCCAGGAATGGGTGCGGGCCGATGCGCCCCTCCCCTATTTTTCCGCGATCTTCGACCGCGCGGTCACCGATTTCTATTCGTGGACCATTCCCAAGGACGGGCACCTCATCGTGGGCGCCGCCCTCGCACCGCGCGACGAGCCGTGGAAAAAGTTCGCGCTGTTGAAAGAGAAGCTCACGAAATACGGGTACCGGTTCCCGCGCGCGGGCAGGACGAAGGGCACGCTCCTCCTGCGCCCGGCGCGCGCGGGCCAGGTGCGGTGCGGCGCCGGCAGGACCGTGCTCGTGGGGGAAGCGGCCGGGTTTATCAGCCCCACCTCCGCCGAGGGAATCAGCTACGCCCTCAGAAGCGCCATGGCATTCGCGGACGCGGCGGCGGGCGGCGACCTGGACACGCTCCTCCCGCGTTACCGGAGGGAGAGCGCCCCGCTCGTTCGTTCGATAATCGCGAAGACCTTCAAGGCGCCGTTCATGTATAACGCGTTTCTCCGCGCGCTCGTGATGCGGGCGGGGGTGCGGGGCATGAAGATGTACGGGGAAAGGTAA